Proteins encoded by one window of Armatimonadota bacterium:
- a CDS encoding ABC transporter substrate-binding protein, with amino-acid sequence MGRWLLLGVFWWLAVASLSSSAWGQAGVLIRVGTPGAVSDAGIFLGLERGYFQEEGLQVQLNHRMRSTEIIPALATGLLDVGGIEIIPAFLNAVQQGAGMRIVATKGSFSKGHGFNVLVIRRELFDGGLVRSVRDLRGRRIAVTNLAGVQTYLLERMLARGGVTLREVQLAPMAIPDMPVAVHNGAVDAAMMVEPSATISVRRLRSGVPLLTADAVVADFPAAVLVYSEQMRAQSEVAIRWMRAYLRGLQLYNDGLRNPAVRREVVEVLKKYTPLREDALFQEMVWPGLRRDGVFDARHLMALQAHMVAQGALVSPLPVERLVDFRFVREAARTLNIR; translated from the coding sequence TTGGGAAGGTGGCTTCTCCTAGGAGTGTTCTGGTGGCTGGCCGTGGCATCCTTGAGCTCCTCCGCCTGGGGACAGGCCGGGGTTCTCATCCGGGTGGGCACTCCGGGCGCGGTGTCGGACGCGGGGATCTTCCTCGGCCTGGAGAGGGGGTATTTCCAGGAGGAAGGTCTGCAGGTCCAGCTCAACCACCGCATGCGGTCCACGGAGATCATCCCGGCGCTCGCCACGGGGCTGCTGGATGTGGGGGGCATTGAGATCATCCCGGCTTTCCTCAACGCCGTCCAGCAGGGGGCGGGGATGCGGATCGTGGCCACCAAGGGTTCCTTCTCCAAGGGCCACGGGTTCAACGTGCTGGTGATCCGCCGGGAGCTGTTCGACGGAGGCCTCGTGCGCAGCGTGCGGGATCTGCGGGGACGCCGGATTGCGGTTACCAACCTGGCCGGGGTGCAGACCTACCTCCTGGAGCGGATGCTGGCCCGGGGCGGGGTGACGCTAAGGGAGGTGCAGCTGGCGCCCATGGCCATCCCGGACATGCCCGTGGCGGTACACAACGGAGCCGTGGACGCAGCCATGATGGTGGAGCCGTCGGCCACCATCTCCGTCCGGAGGCTACGGTCCGGCGTGCCGCTGTTGACCGCGGATGCGGTGGTGGCGGACTTTCCCGCCGCGGTTCTGGTGTACTCGGAGCAGATGCGCGCGCAATCCGAGGTGGCCATACGGTGGATGCGAGCGTACCTGCGGGGGCTGCAGCTCTACAACGACGGATTGCGGAACCCCGCGGTGCGCCGGGAGGTGGTGGAGGTCCTGAAGAAGTACACCCCCCTCCGGGAGGACGCCCTGTTCCAGGAGATGGTGTGGCCGGGGCTGCGGCGGGATGGGGTGTTCGATGCACGGCACCTGATGGCCCTCCAGGCGCACATGGTAGCTCAGGGCGCGCTTGTGTCCCCGCTCCCGGTGGAGCGGCTGGTGGACTTCCGCTTCGTGCGGGAGGCCGCCCGGACCCTGAACATCCGGTAG
- a CDS encoding NAD(P)-dependent alcohol dehydrogenase: MRAARLHRYGSLDDHSSALVLEEVPEPRVQAPDDVVLRVAGAGVCRTDLHILEGMFQGIMRARLPYIPGHENAGWVEEVGPAVRSVRKGDPVLVYPMVSDGVCLACRQGQEMHCENGAFVGLDRDGGFAEYLLVKERNCIRLPEGLPPEEAAPFADAGLAAYHAVKRAVPLLGPGNLAVLLGFGGLGHLAYQMLRALCPARIAVVDRSEEARSWARELGADAVFPTGPEIPAQFMEWSQGRGAQVVLDFVGEGGAPALGWSLLGRRGTYFVVGYGDSLTVPTMELVAMEKAIVGNLVGTYAELVELVHLAAEGKVRARTVHYPLQEANQALIDLHRGNVRGRAVLVP, translated from the coding sequence ATGAGGGCGGCGCGACTCCATAGGTACGGAAGCCTGGACGATCACAGCTCAGCCCTGGTGCTGGAGGAGGTTCCGGAGCCTAGGGTGCAAGCCCCAGATGATGTGGTCCTCCGGGTGGCCGGGGCGGGCGTGTGCCGGACGGATCTGCACATCCTGGAGGGCATGTTCCAGGGGATCATGCGGGCGCGCCTTCCCTACATCCCGGGACACGAGAACGCAGGGTGGGTGGAGGAGGTAGGGCCTGCGGTCCGGTCCGTGCGCAAGGGGGATCCCGTCCTCGTGTACCCCATGGTCTCGGATGGCGTCTGCCTGGCGTGTCGGCAGGGGCAGGAGATGCACTGCGAGAACGGTGCCTTCGTGGGGCTGGATCGGGACGGCGGGTTCGCGGAGTATCTTCTCGTGAAGGAGCGCAACTGCATCCGGCTGCCGGAGGGGTTGCCCCCGGAGGAAGCCGCACCCTTTGCGGACGCAGGACTGGCGGCCTACCACGCGGTGAAGCGGGCAGTCCCACTCTTGGGACCTGGAAATCTGGCCGTGCTCCTCGGCTTCGGAGGGCTGGGGCACCTAGCGTACCAGATGCTCCGGGCCCTGTGCCCTGCCCGCATCGCGGTGGTGGACCGGTCGGAGGAGGCCCGGAGCTGGGCTCGGGAGCTCGGGGCGGACGCGGTGTTCCCCACAGGTCCGGAGATCCCCGCCCAGTTCATGGAGTGGAGCCAGGGACGAGGCGCTCAGGTGGTCCTGGACTTCGTGGGGGAGGGAGGCGCTCCTGCCCTCGGATGGTCGTTGTTGGGGCGTCGGGGAACCTACTTCGTGGTGGGGTACGGGGATTCCCTCACGGTGCCCACCATGGAGCTGGTGGCCATGGAGAAGGCCATCGTGGGAAACCTCGTGGGGACGTACGCGGAGCTGGTAGAACTCGTGCACCTGGCCGCGGAGGGGAAGGTACGCGCGAGGACGGTGCACTACCCCCTGCAGGAAGCGAACCAGGCCCTCATAGACCTGCACCGGGGAAACGTCCGCGGCCGGGCGGTGCTGGTTCCCTGA
- a CDS encoding amidohydrolase, translating into MLKVDAFCHIYPKEFYDRMTQQASSGAYLQRLVRGVSTLWDLDKRFRIMDTLGAYVQVPCLAAPPIEAVATGAQGVELARIANDGMAALVDRYPDRFVGFVASLPLDDVEAAVREAERAVEELGATGVQIFTNVLGKPLDRPEFLPLFERMATYDLPIWVHPTRGQEQADYPTETRSKYDIWWALGWPYETGVFMTRMVFSGIFDRLPNLKIITHHLGGIIPYVEGRLGWGGLDRIGHRTDSAEDVEARQRLKRSPYEYFRMFYADTALFGNVPGVECGVAFFGADHVLFGSDMPFGPEEGAMYVREAIRAVENMTASFEDKRKIFEENARRLLRLRLPG; encoded by the coding sequence ATGCTCAAGGTCGACGCCTTCTGCCACATCTATCCGAAGGAGTTCTACGACCGGATGACCCAGCAGGCCTCCTCCGGAGCCTATCTCCAGCGTCTGGTCCGGGGTGTGAGCACCCTCTGGGACCTCGACAAGCGGTTCCGGATCATGGACACCCTGGGTGCGTACGTGCAGGTCCCCTGTCTGGCGGCCCCGCCCATCGAGGCTGTGGCCACGGGAGCGCAGGGGGTGGAGCTGGCGAGGATCGCGAACGACGGCATGGCCGCACTCGTGGACCGCTATCCCGACCGGTTCGTGGGATTCGTGGCGTCTTTGCCCCTCGACGACGTGGAAGCCGCGGTGCGGGAGGCGGAGCGGGCGGTAGAGGAGCTGGGAGCCACAGGGGTCCAGATCTTCACCAACGTGCTCGGAAAACCCCTGGACCGCCCGGAGTTCCTGCCCCTGTTTGAGCGCATGGCCACCTACGACCTTCCCATCTGGGTCCATCCCACCCGGGGGCAGGAGCAGGCGGATTACCCCACGGAGACCCGCTCCAAGTACGACATCTGGTGGGCTCTGGGCTGGCCCTATGAGACCGGGGTGTTCATGACGCGGATGGTCTTCTCCGGCATCTTCGATCGGCTTCCGAACCTGAAGATCATCACCCACCATCTGGGCGGGATCATCCCGTACGTGGAGGGCAGACTCGGGTGGGGGGGGCTGGACCGCATCGGCCACCGCACGGATTCCGCAGAGGACGTGGAGGCCCGGCAGAGGCTCAAGCGTTCGCCGTACGAGTACTTCCGGATGTTCTACGCGGACACGGCCCTCTTCGGGAACGTACCGGGGGTGGAATGCGGGGTGGCGTTCTTCGGTGCAGACCACGTCCTCTTCGGCTCCGACATGCCCTTCGGTCCGGAGGAGGGGGCCATGTACGTGCGGGAGGCCATCCGGGCCGTGGAGAACATGACGGCGTCTTTCGAGGACAAGCGAAAGATCTTCGAGGAGAACGCCCGGCGGCTGCTTCGCCTGCGTCTGCCTGGCTAG
- a CDS encoding ABC transporter ATP-binding protein: MKILELRDFRVRYGAVEVVHGIHVEVNAGEAVTLIGPNGAGKTSTLLGLVGMAHATGEVRFDGNPLPHRTPEQLHREGIVLVPEGRELFPTLTVEDHLRLGAFSRIQRGTPREEVERDLEWVYTLFPRLRERRRQLAGTLSGGEQQMLAIGRALMGRPRLLLLDEPSLGLAPLVVREIFRVLGELRAHGTTMLLVEQNARMALQLADRAYVLEAGEVVAQGSPQALLQDPRVAEAYLGLRRVTAPTTSS, from the coding sequence ATGAAGATCCTGGAGCTCCGGGACTTCCGGGTGCGGTACGGAGCCGTGGAGGTGGTCCACGGGATCCACGTGGAGGTGAACGCGGGCGAGGCCGTGACCTTGATCGGCCCCAACGGCGCGGGCAAGACCAGCACGCTGCTGGGTCTCGTGGGCATGGCTCACGCCACGGGGGAAGTGCGGTTTGACGGGAATCCCCTCCCGCACCGCACACCGGAACAGCTCCACCGGGAAGGCATCGTCCTGGTCCCCGAGGGACGAGAGCTCTTCCCGACCCTTACGGTGGAGGACCACCTGCGCCTCGGCGCTTTCTCTCGGATCCAGCGGGGCACCCCCCGGGAGGAGGTAGAGAGGGATCTGGAGTGGGTGTACACCCTCTTTCCCCGGTTGCGGGAACGGCGGCGCCAGCTGGCCGGAACCCTCTCCGGGGGGGAACAGCAGATGCTGGCCATCGGCCGGGCCCTGATGGGTCGACCGCGGCTGCTGCTGCTGGACGAGCCGAGCCTGGGACTTGCCCCCCTGGTGGTCCGGGAGATCTTCCGGGTCCTCGGAGAGCTGAGGGCCCACGGCACCACCATGCTCCTGGTGGAGCAGAACGCCCGCATGGCCCTCCAGCTCGCGGACCGGGCCTACGTGCTGGAAGCGGGCGAGGTGGTCGCCCAGGGCTCCCCGCAGGCCCTCCTCCAGGACCCCCGCGTGGCCGAGGCATACCTCGGCCTCCGCCGGGTTACCGCCCCCACCACATCCAGTTGA
- a CDS encoding methylenetetrahydrofolate reductase C-terminal domain-containing protein, which yields MANLNPPVETVRPRYENRIQQRLQAGAFVLTLESPPLSGSKPFEEVVESVIRMGRWIQQDGRVAALTISDRVRTDHDHDALLVGRMVAEATGILPVVHWAGKGRVLPDLERDLERARQEGMEAFLFITGDALREPPPDRPARYLDSVQSLWIARRTLPAAFLAAAVNPFKYREEELLGQYVKAMKKLRAGADVLITQIGWDPRKFQELRAFLASRGIPAPILASVWLLTPSLALRIREVKLPGVPIPADFLRRLEEDAKAEDGGRSRAIRRAALQVVGARLLGYAGAHLCGVHAERTLEQLLDQVAALEADCPDLESWRTAWQEVMTHPDGRPVQLAPEGAFYLDQGEGPAEASPGEVRAFRILETIDHWMFQPASPVARLGASLLGPVGRHSAAGRVLARVEHAIKGPWVGCQLCGFCRLPYTFFVCPETCPKGLANGPCGGTDGNTCEFGDRECIHARIYRLAKHTGQLEKWEQTWVPPVPEEIRGTCSWIGHFQESGPRSEILPSAPQVQRRPAPASPVPVRGGSAPFPED from the coding sequence ATGGCCAACCTAAATCCGCCCGTGGAAACGGTCCGCCCGAGGTACGAGAACCGGATCCAGCAGCGCTTGCAGGCAGGAGCGTTCGTCCTCACCTTGGAGTCCCCACCCCTGAGCGGCTCCAAACCGTTTGAGGAGGTGGTGGAATCCGTGATCCGCATGGGGCGGTGGATCCAGCAGGACGGGCGGGTCGCGGCCCTCACCATCTCGGATCGGGTGCGCACGGATCACGACCATGACGCGCTGCTGGTAGGCCGCATGGTGGCGGAGGCCACCGGGATCCTGCCCGTGGTCCACTGGGCCGGAAAGGGACGCGTCCTCCCCGATCTGGAGCGGGATCTCGAGCGAGCCCGGCAGGAGGGCATGGAGGCGTTTTTGTTCATCACGGGGGATGCGCTCCGGGAACCCCCTCCGGACAGACCCGCCCGGTACCTGGACTCCGTGCAGTCCCTCTGGATTGCCCGCAGAACGCTTCCTGCCGCGTTCCTGGCCGCGGCGGTGAACCCGTTCAAGTACCGGGAGGAGGAGCTCCTGGGGCAGTACGTGAAGGCCATGAAGAAGCTGCGGGCCGGGGCGGACGTCCTCATCACCCAGATCGGGTGGGATCCCCGGAAGTTCCAGGAGCTCCGGGCGTTCCTCGCTTCCCGGGGAATCCCCGCGCCGATCCTGGCCAGCGTGTGGCTCCTCACCCCCTCCCTGGCCCTACGGATCCGGGAGGTGAAGCTCCCCGGCGTGCCGATCCCTGCGGACTTCCTGCGGCGTCTGGAGGAGGACGCGAAGGCGGAGGACGGAGGGAGGTCACGTGCCATCCGCCGGGCCGCTCTGCAGGTGGTGGGCGCACGGCTGTTGGGGTATGCGGGAGCGCATCTGTGCGGGGTGCACGCGGAGCGCACCCTGGAACAGCTCCTGGACCAGGTGGCCGCTCTGGAGGCGGACTGCCCGGATCTGGAGTCGTGGCGCACAGCATGGCAGGAGGTGATGACCCACCCGGACGGGCGTCCGGTGCAGCTGGCTCCTGAGGGGGCCTTCTACCTTGATCAGGGAGAGGGGCCCGCGGAGGCCTCCCCTGGGGAGGTGCGGGCTTTCCGGATCCTGGAGACCATCGACCACTGGATGTTCCAGCCCGCGTCTCCCGTGGCGAGACTGGGAGCGTCGCTGCTGGGCCCCGTAGGCCGGCACAGCGCCGCGGGCCGGGTTCTCGCACGGGTGGAGCATGCCATCAAGGGACCATGGGTGGGGTGCCAGCTGTGCGGGTTCTGTCGGCTCCCCTACACCTTCTTCGTGTGCCCGGAGACCTGCCCCAAGGGGCTGGCGAACGGCCCCTGCGGGGGCACGGACGGGAACACCTGCGAGTTCGGGGATCGGGAGTGCATCCACGCCCGCATCTACCGGCTCGCGAAACACACAGGCCAGCTGGAAAAGTGGGAGCAGACATGGGTTCCGCCCGTTCCCGAGGAGATCCGCGGGACGTGCTCCTGGATCGGACATTTCCAGGAAAGCGGACCACGGTCAGAGATCCTGCCTTCGGCGCCGCAGGTGCAGAGGCGTCCTGCTCCCGCATCACCGGTCCCGGTGCGGGGAGGGAGCGCTCCGTTTCCCGAAGATTGA
- a CDS encoding 2-dehydropantoate 2-reductase yields MRFGVMGAGAMGCRFGVHLAEAGHEVWLVDVWEEQVAALRRHGVWVDDGVRPRSVRVQATLDPAEVGTVDYLLVFTKSHHTRQAAQSAVPMAGPRTWVVTLQNGLGNVEALAEVFRAERILAGVCFLWSDLVAPGRIRWTPHPVEIHLGPVDPSGFGGAQQLATVLTAAGLPAQALPDPWEAIWYKVAFNAAANALAAVTRLPVGPLVAQPAAREIFERLVEEVAAVAAAEGISLDPQRVLDTLLRRHQSPQERTHLPSTLQDVLRQRPTEIGFLNGEIVRRAERYGIPVPYNTLLTRIIEILERTYPQQILLLDPRV; encoded by the coding sequence GTGCGGTTCGGCGTGATGGGCGCAGGGGCCATGGGGTGCCGTTTTGGCGTGCACCTGGCAGAGGCCGGGCATGAGGTGTGGCTCGTGGACGTGTGGGAGGAGCAGGTGGCTGCCCTCCGCCGGCACGGGGTGTGGGTGGACGACGGGGTGCGCCCGCGGTCCGTGCGGGTCCAGGCCACCCTGGACCCCGCGGAGGTGGGAACCGTGGATTACCTGCTGGTCTTTACCAAGTCCCACCACACCCGACAGGCAGCCCAAAGCGCCGTACCCATGGCGGGTCCCCGCACCTGGGTGGTGACGCTCCAGAACGGGCTGGGAAACGTGGAGGCCCTTGCGGAGGTGTTCCGCGCGGAGCGGATCCTGGCGGGCGTGTGCTTCCTGTGGAGCGACCTGGTGGCCCCCGGGCGGATCCGGTGGACCCCGCACCCCGTGGAGATCCACCTGGGCCCCGTGGACCCCTCCGGCTTCGGCGGCGCCCAACAGCTCGCCACCGTGCTCACCGCCGCCGGCCTGCCCGCGCAGGCCCTCCCCGATCCCTGGGAAGCCATCTGGTACAAGGTGGCCTTCAACGCGGCCGCAAACGCGCTGGCGGCCGTCACCCGGCTTCCCGTGGGGCCGCTCGTGGCGCAGCCCGCTGCGCGGGAGATCTTCGAGCGGCTGGTGGAAGAGGTAGCGGCGGTGGCCGCCGCGGAGGGGATCTCCCTGGATCCCCAACGGGTCCTCGATACACTCCTCCGGCGCCACCAGTCCCCACAGGAGCGCACGCACCTTCCCTCCACGCTCCAGGACGTACTGCGCCAACGCCCCACGGAGATCGGGTTCCTCAACGGTGAGATCGTCCGGCGCGCGGAGCGTTACGGCATCCCCGTCCCCTACAACACCCTCCTCACCCGGATCATAGAGATCCTGGAGCGCACGTACCCTCAGCAGATCCTGCTCCTGGATCCAAGGGTGTGA